A window of Cervus elaphus chromosome 23, mCerEla1.1, whole genome shotgun sequence genomic DNA:
CTGTTTGAACTAATAATAATATGTAAATGACTGATaaacttttttccccaaagatgtTAATACTGTTTAAATACCACTGGTTATTCGAAATGAATATGTAATTAGTCTTTGTGGCAAAGTTAAACCAGGGAATGTAATGGGAAGCAGTTTTGAAACTTGGGTTCCATATGCCATGCCTCTGCAAGAATCTCCCTTTAAGGTGAGCTAATTGGCTTTTTCACATCCCAGGAATGTATTTAATGAATTGCCAATTACCGTTTACAGGAAACTGGATCTTTATTGGTAGCTCTAACCCAATGAACAATGAGCCGGTTCCTGTTGAATCAGGAGTACTGTGGAGTCCTCGAGGCCTGTGTCCTTTTACTGTGTAGCGGTAGCATTGCTGAAACTGTATAGTGACCTTCATAGCCCTGGAGTAAGTTACTTGACATTGCTAGAAAAGATGGTGATTGAAAAGGCTTGATTGGTTCATTGAAATTTAACTTTATAAAGCAAAACATTTCAGTATTTTGCCCTGAGCTAAAGTTCTTAGGGTGGGTATATTTTCATTGGACTAATAAGGCTTTTCTTAGCTATTACAGGAAGAAGGTGTCTACAGCTGTTTCGCCTTTTCAGCAGGTGAACTGAGTGTCTGGCGTGAATAGCAGATCATTTATTCCCCATAGAGTTTAGGGAGCACTTGTTTGACTGCTTCGCTTCAACAACAGGAAGATTTTAGCCCCAGCTGTGTGTATTACACTCATCCTCAAAGGTCCAGAAGTGCCTCGGCTGATTGACTTTTCCCAGATGTCCCCAGTACAGAGACTTCAAGTAATTGACTTATTTACACTCCCAAGTGCAAGTAACTCACTTGGCAAGtgaccttaggaagcactgcaGGGGATGGTGGAGTCGGATAGGAAAGGGGAAGAATCTAATACAAACCCTGCTGAGGAGCAGGTAACAGTGTGCATGGCTTGGGACTGTAGGAGACACATGCAGACATATTTCACTCTCCCTCCGAAGGGGCAAGAAAGCTGCGATATTTACCCACCAATTTCTGCTTTTTGCTGGTTGAGACCTACTCGGGCCATCCTCTGGCTCCAGCCTGTATGCACGGGTGCCCATGTGGAGAGATACAGCTCTTAGGCCGAGAAGCCCAGGTCCTTGGAGGAGGAGGCCACTCACCTGTGGGAGTGAGGTGTGTCTGGGGAATTTGGTAGCACCCGCTCCAGCCTCCCCCGGCACCCTCCCCCTGGGTTTCCACTGTGGCTGAACTCAGCTTCCGGCCCTTCCCAGTTCACTGTGTCTTTGTGCTGTTCCTTCTTTCTAGAATGatctcctcccatccccaccttTGGGCTTGGGAATGCCTTGGTTTAAATGTTCCTTTCTCTGCCCTCTTTACCCAACAACCCTGGGGTTGCTTCTTACcgtttatttccagttttccatGTGACTCTCAGGGCACTCAACCCAGCAATTGTGATGATTATTGTCCTCATCAAATAATGTCATGAGAACATGGGGACCAGTCTCCAGCGCTGAATACATAGCGTGAAGGTACACATGTGGCCTGTGCAGGTAGGCAAGTATGGGCTTCAGTCTCAGCTGgggcaagttcttttttttttttttcccagctgggGCAAGTTCTTTATTGGTTCTAAACTTCCTTTCCCTCATCTCAAGAAGGAAGCTCCCTTGGGGAGTTGTAGAAGAGAATAGAAATAATATATGTGAGCTTTGAGCATAGTACTTGCCATATCACAGTCTTAGAAAATGTTAGCAAACAGGCACCATGGTAAGAACCTCATATAATGAAAAGCCAAGGTAAAGAGCTGTGGGATCCTAAGAGGGATTATGATCAGGGATTCAGAACCAGTGTGACAAAGAGGGAGACTCAGAACTTCTTCAGGTTTTTTATCTGGAAAAGTAGGTTAGGAAGAACCACTGTCATTAGACTGCCGAAATCACAGAACATGCTTGATTCCATGGGAACTAcacatacatgtttttaaaagtacagaaTTGGGTCCCCTTTAATGTGgttgaaaaggaaatggcaacccactccagtgttcttgcctggagaatcccagggatggggtcgcacagagtcggacacgactgaagtgacttagcctcaATAGCAGCAGTAATGTGGTGGTTAACCTAGGCCTTCAAAAGATAAAATGGATATAGAGGAGAGGTTAGGTGAACTAGCCTTATATTTGGGAAGAGTCTAAATATTGGTTGTtagaaattttatgtattttactaaatataagcacagttttattttcatgttttcatgaGCAGAATAAAAGGTGACAGACTTAAACTGACAAATGAGGGATTTTTATAGCTATATGTAAAGAATCTCCTTAGAAGAAatcagggtgggtgggtgggtgtgtgtgtgtgtgtgtgtgtgtgaatgaattGTCTGGAAATGTTGAGAAATCTTCactcaggtgtttttttttgtttgtgttttgaacttttaattatttttgactgtgttgggtcttcgttgctgcgagcGGGCTTtcactagttgcagtgagtgggggctactctctaggtgtgacgcatgggcttctcaccacagagcacaggctctagagcacatgggcttcaggagctgtggtGTACGTGGGCGTTGTTGTCccacggcatatgggatcttagttcctggacaagggattgaacccatgtcccctgcattgacaggcagattcttaaccactggaccaccagggaagtccattgtgCTCTAATACTAAGACCAATTCCCACCAGAAATGATGTGGCAGTAGAGCATCCCTAAGTCAGGAGTGGAGTTAGAATCTGTCTTTGCTCTTGGTTTATAGGCTCACAGCTTCTGAGGACGTGGGTATTGAAGACATGAAGTGTGTTGATGgagttattttcctttatttaggtGATAAAGCTCTTACAATCAAAATACCATTACAAAGAAGAGGCTGAAATCATCTGCAACAAAGTTCAAGTTAAACTCAGCAAGGAATGTTTTCATCCTTCTAATACATGCATTACTGACCTCAGGACTTCACACTGGGAAGAAGCAATCCAGGAAACCAAAGGCGGTGCAGCCAATAGGAAATTAGCTGAAGAATGTTATTTCCTGTGGAAATCGACACGTTTACAGCACATGACGCTGGCTGAAGAGGTCAAAGCCATGCTCACTGAACTTCGAAAGGAGGTCCGCCTTCTCTTATTGACAAATGGAGAACGACAGACCCAGAGGGAGAAGATTGAGGCTTGTGCCTGTCAGTCCTATTTTGACGCTATTGTtgtgggtggagagcagaaagagGAGAAACCGGCACCTTCCATATTTTATTACTCCTGTGACCTCCTCGGGGTACAGCCTGGGGACTGTGTGATGGTTGGTGACACGCTGGAAACTGAtattcaaggaggcctcaatgcAGGGCTGAAGGCAACAGTCTGGATAAATAAAAATGGGGTGGTGCCCCTGAAGTCATCCCCCACACCACATTATATCGTTTCTTCTGTGCTAGAGTTACCTGCCCTCTTACATAGCATAGACTGCAAAGTCAGTGTGTCCGCTTAAAGCACAGAAAACGGTATGCTTATGAATTTTAGGGTCAAATTACAGGGTTCCAGCTAAGAAAAGATAAGGCATTCTCTATACTGTGACCCAGTTATAAGGATAATTACAGTTGTCGTGTAATGGCCAACCAACCATTGACTGGTATTTATATCTGAAAATCCAGAGTACAGTAATACAAGTTACTTTTGGTAGTGTCATCCAGGAAACTTTGAAGAAGTATATTTGTTAATCTGTggcttgaaatttaaaaaaaaaaaaaaaattattaatctgTTAGCATCTTGGATCTCTGAAGATACCAAGGAGGATTTGTTCATGTATGCACAAATACAGATTTTATGTTTTGgctaaaaatagattaaaaaaaaaaaagctattctgAAACATATATAATAGAGATTTATTAGAGCAGTTGGATCTGGTGGATAGGAAGTAAGTACCAAGTCACATGCCAATCAAAGGATTTCATagtgaaattattttcatatttttctgttttaaaaacatgCACCATATTTTTGCCTACTTTGAATGTATACTTCTCTTATGAATCTAATTTTTCTGCCTTACCTTTTTGTGGGGAGAGGGGATAGTTTTCCTATGGTGTGTATATGACCAATAAATTCTTCCAGTAAAAAAGCTgttaaactcagcattcagtgCTCTTTTTCCGTTACATTTGCCCGTTTTTCCAGAGTGAGTGTAGGTTCCTGTTAGTCTTTACCTCTTAGGGAAGAACCTGCACTGTCTTTTCGCAGGAATGCAGTGGGGTTGAGGGGCCGGTCGGTCTGGCTCTGCAGGAGTGCGGTTCTCCTTCTGTGAACACATCGCAGGGGGTCGCCTTGGCGCGTCCTGGCCATGCTGTGCCTCACCTGTTGTCTCCTGACAGGATAGTTTCACCATGTGATGAAAACTGACAGAAGATTAGGTTGTACTCCTAACCATTTCTAGGGTGCTGTTTTAATGCTTGACTGATTCTTTTTGGTGTTATCATCTGCCTTAAATctcctgtttttcaaattttgGAAACTGTCATTGTTTCACAAATTTCTATATCCACTTCAGGGTTTGCTTTGAGCTTACTAGTTAAAAGTCCAAAGTGAGGCATCCTGCAACTTGAAAAACTTCTCAAGACCAGGAGgctggaaagtctcatgatttcaCCAACCGTACCTAGAATAAAAGggttaattaaggaaaaaagaaatactgatctGGGTTGTTTTTTGGtggggtacttttttttttttttaacttttgtataGGAAACTACTAATGTAAACTGTTCAGTTATTCGGGTATATATAGCAATGGCTCCTTCAGGTACTCTACCAAGAACAGGGTTCTCTGCCGTTGTGCGAGTGTCTGTTGTGCATCCCActcttaatgttttaaaatgcgATTGTGCCCTTGACTGTGAAGAGCATGGTTGTCGCTCTGAAACTGAACGCCTGTGAACAGGGAATGTTTGTGTGTAACTCTTCTAGGTGTGGTGCCCATGTGACCTTAGTTGCAGTGTAGATGTTTTAAATTGTTAAGTTGAAGGATGTTGATAGGAAAATGGTTGTGTGTGTGATTTCTCAGGGGGGCGAGTGTGGTGCTGAGGGTTTCTCCTTTGAGTTTGCCCATGAGAGTCCAGGCACTTGCGTTCATTATGCTCCCTGAGAAGGCTCATTGCTCCCAGTTTCTGGGGTCTCTAGCAGATCTCAACAGGTGGACACCTTGGTTGCTAAGTGAGCAGTTCTTCAACAAAAGTG
This region includes:
- the LOC122682173 gene encoding N-acylneuraminate-9-phosphatase, with the protein product MGLSRVRAVFFDLDNTLIDTAGASRKGMLEVIKLLQSKYHYKEEAEIICNKVQVKLSKECFHPSNTCITDLRTSHWEEAIQETKGGAANRKLAEECYFLWKSTRLQHMTLAEEVKAMLTELRKEVRLLLLTNGERQTQREKIEACACQSYFDAIVVGGEQKEEKPAPSIFYYSCDLLGVQPGDCVMVGDTLETDIQGGLNAGLKATVWINKNGVVPLKSSPTPHYIVSSVLELPALLHSIDCKVSVSA